TTTACATATCCAGGATCCAGCAGCGCCGTCTGATATGCACCCTGCTGTCATAATTTTTCCAGATGCTAACGGCTTTCAAATTATCTTCAAGCTGCGGAAGGGTTTGTGCCAGTTTTATTCCATTATCTATAAAAGTCAAGTAAATATCCTGAAATACAAGTGCCAATAGTCCTTTCCCTTGGTAATCGGGCCGTACACCCACCAGGTACATGTGCGCCATATCATTTTTCCGGAGAGCACGCAGCAGGTGAATAAATCCGAATGGCAGCAATGATCCTTTGGTTTTCTGGAGCGCTCTGGAAAGACTGGGCATAGTTATCCCAAATCCAACAACATCATCCTGCGCATCGATTACTAATGATATAAAATCGGGGCGGATTAATCTTAAATATTTTTTTGAATAGTAATCTATCTGTCTTTTGGTCAGGGCTGTAAAGCCGTATAGGTCATGAAAAGCCTTGTTATAAATCGAAAACATCTTTTCCGTATAAGGCCGTAACTCTTTCACCTTCCGTGGTTTCAGCAAATGCATGCTATATTTCTGCAAAACAATGCGGGTAATTCTTTCCACCTTTTCCGGAATTTCAGAAGGAGTCCTGATCTCGTACTGAACCAGGTCAGTGGCCTTCCGGAAACCGAGTTTTTGCATGTGGTCTGCATAATAAGGAAAATTATAAATAGCTGAAAGACTGGAAATTTCTTCAAATCCTTCTATCAACATGCCTGCCGCATCCATGCTGGTAAACCCAAGTGGTCCGTGCAAAGTGGTCAT
The sequence above is a segment of the Bacteroidales bacterium genome. Coding sequences within it:
- a CDS encoding N-acetyltransferase yields the protein MNEIEIRKVSSRRALKKFVDFPFQLYKDNSFWVPPIKSDEIKTLREDKNPVFEYCEAEYWIAFRDNKPVGRIAGIINHHEVERWNARLARFGWIDFIDDQEVSRILIETVKNWSKAKGMTTLHGPLGFTSMDAAGMLIEGFEEISSLSAIYNFPYYADHMQKLGFRKATDLVQYEIRTPSEIPEKVERITRIVLQKYSMHLLKPRKVKELRPYTEKMFSIYNKAFHDLYGFTALTKRQIDYYSKKYLRLIRPDFISLVIDAQDDVVGFGITMPSLSRALQKTKGSLLPFGFIHLLRALRKNDMAHMYLVGVRPDYQGKGLLALVFQDIYLTFIDNGIKLAQTLPQLEDNLKAVSIWKNYDSRVHIRRRCWILDM